A region of Silurus meridionalis isolate SWU-2019-XX chromosome 15, ASM1480568v1, whole genome shotgun sequence DNA encodes the following proteins:
- the cplx4a gene encoding complexin-4a: MKMAFLIKSMVGNPLKGMGLGGGEEKSEAETPKDPAAAAGMTREEYEEYQKQLVEEKMERDADFLHRKAERANLRVCLREKYRLPKSEQDENMIQIAGDDVDVPEELLKMVDEDATEEEEKDSILGQMQNLQNMDMEQIKEKATATFNEMKSKAEEKCCVM, from the exons ATGAAAATGGCTTTTCTCATTAAGAGCATGGTGGGAAACCCTCTGAAAGGGATGGGACtcggaggaggagaggagaaatcCGAGGCAGAGACTCCGAAGGACCCAGCAGCAGCGGCTGGAATGACCAGAGAGGAATATGAGGAGTACCAGAAACAGCTGGTGGAGGAGAA GATGGAACGAGACGCTGATTTCCTGCACAGAAAAGCCGAGAGGGCGAATCTCAGGGTTTGTCTTCGTGAGAAATACAGACTGCCAAAG AGTGAGCAGGACGAAAACATGATCCAGATTGCCGGTGACGACGTGGACGTTCCCGAGGAGCTTTTGAAGATGGTGGATGAGGATGCGacggaggaggaagagaaggactCCATCCTTGGCCAGATGCAGAACCTGCAGAACATGGACATGGAGCAGATCAAGGAGAAAGCAACGGCCACTTTTAATGAGATGAAGAGCAAGGCTGAAGAGAAGTGCTGCGTCATGTGA